The Methylobacterium currus genome contains a region encoding:
- a CDS encoding tetratricopeptide repeat protein: MAHRDRRGLPLSTRSDRAAECYRTGVDLLLAAWPGAADALDAAIAADPDFALAHAARARLHAMRVESAAARASITRAADCVARGGTERERSHVAVLSLAIDGQSGPALARALAHAESWPRDALILSLPLGAFGLLAFSGRADHDQARVDLCERHAHAYEPDDWWFTTYRGWAHTENGAVARGRALAEQGFALRRENANGAHALSHALFEDGAGHEAEALIADWLPAYDRSGLLHGHIAWHAALAALERGDPDGALAIYAEHVRPGVTAGLSLNVITDTVSLLWRLGAYGHAVPAGLWDEVRAYAAPYYVKAGFGFADAHMGLLAAATGDRAAAQGRIDALTGLVEAGTLAAGPVVPAICRAALAFAEGDYGSCARILEPVAGEVVRLGGSGAQREVIEDTLLVALMRAGEAEKARILLDRRLHRRPSPRDARWQAQLTA, encoded by the coding sequence ATGGCCCACCGCGACCGCCGCGGCCTGCCCCTCTCCACCCGCTCCGACCGCGCCGCCGAGTGCTACCGCACCGGCGTCGACCTCCTGCTCGCCGCCTGGCCGGGCGCCGCGGATGCGCTCGACGCGGCGATCGCGGCGGATCCGGATTTCGCCCTCGCCCATGCCGCCCGGGCCCGCCTGCACGCGATGCGCGTCGAATCGGCGGCGGCGCGGGCCAGCATCACCAGGGCGGCAGACTGCGTGGCGCGGGGCGGGACCGAGCGGGAGCGCAGCCACGTCGCGGTGCTGTCGCTCGCGATCGACGGTCAGTCGGGGCCGGCGCTCGCGCGGGCGCTCGCCCATGCCGAATCGTGGCCGCGGGACGCGCTGATCCTGTCGCTGCCGCTCGGCGCCTTCGGGCTCCTGGCCTTCTCCGGCCGGGCCGACCACGACCAGGCCCGGGTCGATCTCTGCGAGCGCCACGCCCACGCCTACGAGCCCGACGACTGGTGGTTCACGACCTATCGCGGCTGGGCCCATACCGAGAACGGCGCGGTCGCCCGCGGACGGGCGCTCGCCGAGCAGGGCTTCGCCTTGCGGCGCGAGAACGCCAACGGCGCCCATGCCCTGTCGCACGCCCTGTTCGAGGACGGGGCCGGCCACGAGGCCGAGGCGCTGATCGCCGATTGGCTGCCCGCCTATGACCGCTCGGGCCTCCTCCACGGCCACATCGCCTGGCACGCGGCGCTCGCGGCGCTGGAGCGCGGCGACCCGGACGGGGCGCTGGCGATCTACGCCGAGCACGTCCGGCCCGGGGTGACCGCGGGGCTTTCGCTCAACGTCATCACCGACACGGTCTCGCTGCTCTGGCGCCTCGGCGCCTACGGGCATGCGGTCCCGGCGGGCCTGTGGGACGAGGTCCGGGCCTATGCGGCGCCCTACTACGTCAAGGCCGGCTTCGGCTTCGCCGACGCGCATATGGGCCTGCTCGCCGCCGCGACCGGCGACCGGGCGGCGGCGCAGGGACGCATCGACGCGCTGACCGGCCTCGTCGAGGCCGGGACCCTCGCGGCGGGGCCGGTGGTGCCGGCGATCTGCCGCGCGGCCCTCGCCTTCGCGGAGGGGGATTACGGTTCCTGCGCCCGGATCCTCGAACCGGTCGCGGGGGAGGTCGTGCGCCTCGGCGGCAGCGGCGCCCAGCGCGAGGTGATCGAGGACACGCTCCTCGTCGCCCTGATGCGCGCCGGCGAGGCCGAGAAGGCCCGGATCCTCCTCGATCGCCGCCTCCACCGCCGCCCCTCGCCGCGCGACGCGCGCTGGCAGGCCCAGCTCACCGCCTGA
- a CDS encoding AraC family transcriptional regulator codes for MQWESIETPPEAAAPQPLTVRAQEIPARHSFPEHAHGWHQVVYAISGVLTVAVAGRSFVISPEQAVWLPTGHRHRVGSLLGAEFRSLWIADAAGRGLPGDPTVIGVSALLQALIVEAAAIDGQDDADGYAGRVAGLILDQLRRAAPLPGALPWPRGGPLAGLCEALYAEPADSRGPEEWGRALGLSGRTLARRFEAELGMSLRSWRRRLRLFKAIELMGGGLDVTQTALALGYGSTSAFVFAFRSDMGCAPQAYMRGRSAGLRP; via the coding sequence ATGCAGTGGGAGTCGATCGAGACGCCGCCCGAAGCGGCGGCGCCGCAGCCGCTGACGGTGCGGGCGCAAGAAATTCCGGCGCGCCATTCCTTCCCGGAGCACGCGCATGGATGGCATCAGGTCGTCTACGCCATCTCCGGGGTGCTGACCGTGGCGGTGGCGGGCCGGTCCTTCGTGATCTCGCCGGAGCAGGCGGTGTGGCTGCCGACCGGGCACCGGCACCGGGTCGGCTCGCTCCTCGGCGCCGAGTTCCGTAGCCTGTGGATCGCCGATGCGGCCGGGCGCGGCCTGCCCGGGGATCCGACGGTGATCGGCGTCTCGGCCCTGCTCCAGGCGCTCATCGTCGAGGCTGCCGCCATCGACGGGCAGGACGACGCGGATGGCTATGCGGGCCGTGTCGCCGGCCTGATCCTCGACCAGCTCCGCCGCGCCGCGCCGCTCCCCGGGGCGCTGCCCTGGCCGCGCGGCGGCCCGCTGGCCGGTCTGTGCGAGGCGCTCTACGCCGAGCCGGCCGATTCCCGGGGGCCCGAGGAATGGGGCCGGGCGCTCGGCCTGTCGGGCCGCACGCTCGCCCGGCGCTTCGAGGCCGAGCTCGGCATGAGCCTGCGCTCCTGGCGCCGGCGCCTGCGGCTGTTCAAGGCGATCGAGCTGATGGGCGGCGGGCTGGACGTGACGCAGACCGCGCTGGCGCTCGGCTACGGCTCCACCTCGGCCTTCGTGTTCGCGTTCCGGAGCGACATGGGATGCGCGCCGCAGGCCTACATGCGCGGGAGGTCGGCGGGCCTGCGGCCGTGA
- a CDS encoding L,D-transpeptidase produces the protein MRRFVPALAGLVCAVTAWAAPAAAYEIDPLTRQPLDQPLSVTVRSPAAAADPLDASVPKLSPIPRETVAYSGPYGAGTIVVSTTERRLYYVLGNGQAMRYGVGVGRPGFTWGGVQTISMKREWPDWRPPAQMIRRRPDLPRYMKGGPENPLGARAMYLGGSLYRIHGSNEPETIGTAVSSGCIRMTNDDVMDLYTRAKVGTKVIVQR, from the coding sequence ATGCGCCGCTTCGTTCCTGCCCTGGCCGGGCTGGTCTGCGCCGTCACCGCCTGGGCGGCGCCCGCCGCCGCCTACGAGATCGACCCGCTCACCCGTCAGCCCCTCGACCAGCCGCTCTCCGTGACGGTGCGGTCCCCCGCCGCCGCGGCCGACCCGCTCGACGCCTCGGTGCCGAAGCTGAGCCCGATCCCGCGCGAGACGGTGGCGTATTCCGGCCCCTACGGGGCCGGCACCATCGTGGTCTCGACCACCGAGCGCCGCCTCTACTACGTGCTCGGCAACGGCCAGGCCATGCGCTACGGCGTCGGCGTCGGCCGCCCGGGCTTCACCTGGGGCGGCGTGCAGACCATCTCGATGAAGCGCGAGTGGCCCGATTGGCGCCCGCCGGCCCAGATGATCCGCCGCCGGCCCGACCTGCCGCGCTACATGAAGGGCGGCCCGGAGAACCCGCTCGGCGCCCGCGCGATGTATCTCGGCGGCTCGCTCTACCGCATCCACGGCTCCAACGAGCCCGAGACCATCGGCACCGCCGTCTCCTCCGGCTGCATCCGGATGACCAACGACGACGTGATGGACCTGTACACCCGCGCCAAGGTCGGCACGAAGGTGATCGTGCAGCGCTGA
- the eda gene encoding bifunctional 4-hydroxy-2-oxoglutarate aldolase/2-dehydro-3-deoxy-phosphogluconate aldolase → MTTETRAQRLDALLAASPVIPVITVPELAHAVPLARALVAGGITTLEITLRTPVARDAARAIMAEVPEAVVGLGTVLTPADLETAHDLGARFALSPGATPELLRAAAASDMVFMPGIATPSDLMQVLAAGFHVAKFFPAVPAGGMAALKALGGPFPQARFCPTGGIGEADAKAWLALPNVAAVGGSWLAPEAEIRAGNFSAITERARRTLAALR, encoded by the coding sequence ATGACAACCGAGACCCGCGCCCAACGCCTCGACGCGCTGCTCGCCGCCTCGCCGGTGATCCCCGTCATCACCGTGCCGGAGCTCGCCCACGCGGTGCCGCTCGCCCGCGCCCTGGTGGCGGGCGGCATCACCACCCTGGAGATCACCCTGCGCACGCCGGTGGCGCGGGACGCGGCCCGCGCGATCATGGCCGAGGTGCCGGAGGCAGTGGTGGGCCTCGGCACGGTCCTGACGCCGGCCGACCTCGAGACCGCGCACGACCTCGGCGCCCGCTTCGCGCTCAGCCCCGGGGCGACGCCGGAGCTGCTGCGGGCGGCCGCTGCCAGCGACATGGTGTTCATGCCCGGCATCGCCACGCCCTCCGACCTGATGCAGGTGCTCGCCGCCGGCTTCCATGTGGCGAAGTTCTTCCCCGCCGTGCCGGCGGGCGGCATGGCGGCGCTCAAGGCCCTCGGCGGACCGTTCCCGCAGGCCCGCTTCTGCCCCACCGGCGGCATCGGCGAGGCCGACGCCAAGGCCTGGCTCGCCCTGCCGAACGTCGCGGCGGTGGGCGGGTCGTGGCTGGCGCCGGAGGCCGAGATCCGCGCCGGCAATTTTTCCGCCATCACCGAGCGCGCCCGCCGCACCCTCGCGGCCTTGCGCTAA
- a CDS encoding sugar kinase, with amino-acid sequence MATRVACIGECMMELSERPDGSLLRGYGGDTLNTALYLARLGVAVDYVTALGDDPWSEEMLAAWAAEGVGTGQVRRLPGRMPGLYIIRTDDTGERSFHYWRDSAAARDLFSGPGAAETQGALAGYDLVYASGISLSLYGEAGRTALAETCRAVQAKGGRVAFDTNYRPRGWPDKAKAQDAFRDAMAAADLIFASAEDLEWLYGPAGEDEVLRHHGRCEIVLKGGGSPPSVRVLAGTEDVTVPAPPVAAIVDTTAAGDSFAAAYMAARLAGRPPAEAAACGHRLAGTVIGHRGAVIPRAAMPDLPLATEQDRP; translated from the coding sequence ATGGCAACGAGGGTCGCCTGCATCGGCGAGTGCATGATGGAGCTGTCGGAACGGCCCGACGGCAGCCTGCTGCGCGGCTACGGCGGCGATACGCTGAACACCGCCCTCTACCTCGCCCGGCTCGGCGTCGCGGTCGATTACGTGACGGCGCTCGGCGACGATCCGTGGAGCGAGGAGATGCTGGCGGCCTGGGCCGCCGAGGGGGTCGGCACGGGCCAGGTGCGGCGCCTGCCCGGGCGGATGCCGGGGCTCTACATCATCCGCACCGACGACACGGGCGAGCGCAGCTTCCACTACTGGCGCGACAGCGCCGCCGCCCGCGACCTGTTCTCCGGCCCGGGCGCCGCCGAGACGCAAGGAGCCCTGGCCGGTTACGACCTCGTCTACGCCTCCGGGATCAGCCTGTCGCTCTACGGCGAGGCCGGGCGGACGGCGCTCGCCGAGACCTGCCGGGCGGTCCAGGCCAAGGGCGGGCGGGTCGCCTTCGACACCAACTACCGGCCCCGCGGCTGGCCCGACAAGGCGAAGGCGCAGGACGCCTTCCGCGACGCGATGGCGGCGGCCGACCTGATCTTCGCGTCTGCGGAAGACCTCGAATGGCTCTACGGGCCCGCGGGCGAGGACGAGGTGCTGCGCCATCACGGCCGCTGCGAGATCGTGCTGAAGGGCGGCGGCTCGCCGCCGAGCGTCCGGGTGCTCGCCGGGACCGAGGACGTCACGGTGCCGGCCCCGCCCGTCGCGGCGATCGTCGACACCACCGCGGCGGGCGACAGCTTCGCGGCGGCCTACATGGCGGCCCGCCTCGCCGGCCGGCCGCCCGCCGAGGCCGCCGCGTGCGGCCACCGCCTCGCCGGCACCGTGATCGGCCATCGCGGCGCCGTGATCCCCCGGGCGGCGATGCCCGACCTCCCGCTCGCAACCGAACAGGACCGCCCATGA
- a CDS encoding MarR family winged helix-turn-helix transcriptional regulator: MRRDLLQSLTLTLLQAGRVWRRAADEVVTAYGLTEATALPLLLIGRLGGDLRQTTLADALGVEGPSLVRLLDQLCEAGLVTRREDPTDRRAKVLHLSEEGRARAAAIEARFDTLREAVFTHVGDDDLRAAVKVLRALQAEGPRGASLASGSGDVAPTPRPATGGRA, from the coding sequence ATGCGACGCGACCTCCTGCAATCCCTCACCCTCACCCTGCTCCAGGCCGGGCGCGTCTGGCGCCGGGCCGCCGACGAGGTCGTGACCGCCTATGGGCTGACCGAGGCGACGGCGCTGCCGCTGCTGCTGATCGGGCGGCTGGGCGGCGACCTGCGCCAGACGACGCTCGCCGATGCCCTCGGCGTCGAGGGGCCGAGCCTGGTGCGCCTCCTCGACCAGCTCTGCGAGGCCGGCCTCGTCACCCGCCGGGAGGACCCGACCGACCGCCGCGCCAAGGTGCTGCACCTGTCGGAGGAGGGCCGGGCCCGGGCCGCCGCCATCGAGGCGCGCTTCGACACCCTGCGCGAGGCGGTCTTCACCCATGTCGGCGACGACGACCTGCGGGCCGCCGTGAAGGTGTTGCGCGCGCTCCAGGCCGAGGGCCCGCGCGGTGCGAGCCTCGCCAGCGGGTCCGGCGACGTCGCGCCGACGCCCCGCCCGGCCACCGGAGGACGCGCGTGA